The genomic region GCCCGAGAAGAGCCACTACCAGCGCGCCGTGGACCTCGCGACCGGCCGCCCCTCGGCGGACCGCCCGCCGGACCCGAAGTGCCGCCGCGAGAACGGCATGCTGGTCTGCGATCCATGAGGCGCCGGACCGCCCGCCTCGAGCTCTCGCTGCTCCTCGCCGCGGCCGCGGCCGTCGGCTGCGGGCCCTCGCAGCGGCGGGCCTGCGTGGACGGCGAGGGGCGGCGCGCCGACGACGCGCGCTGCGAGCACCCGGGCGCGAGCGACGACTGGACCGCCTCGAACGGCGCCGACGCGGGCGCGCCGGTGGCCGCGGGAGGCGGCTATCACTGGGTCTACTACCCGCGCCCCTGGTACGGGTGGGGCTTCGGCTGGGGCGGCGGCGGGTACGGCGGGCCGGCGCCGGCCGGCTTCCACGCGGGCGAGGGGGGCGTGTCGCGCGGCGGCTTCGGCGGCACCGGCGCGGCGCACGCCGCCGGCGCCGGCCACGGGGGGGCCGCCGGGCACGGGGCGGGCGCGTGAGGCGGGTGGAGGTGGCGCCGCGCCCAGGCTGGCAGGCGCGGCTGGAGGGGGACGGCTTTCCCATCCACACGCCCGACGGCCCGTACTGGGACGAGTCGGCCTGCTACGAGCTCGAGCCCGCCGAGGCCGACGCGCTCGAGGCGGCCACCAACGAGCTGCACGCCCGCTGCCTCGAGGCGGTGGAGCACGTCATCGGCGAGCGGCTCTACCCGAAGCTCGGGATCCCCGAGCTGGCGGTGCCGCTCATCGAGCGCTCCTGGAACGCGCTCGACGGCCAGGGGGCGCCCTCCATCTACGGCCGCATGGACCTCGCGGTCGGCGAGGGGCCGCCCAAGCTCCTCGAGTACAACGCCGACACCCCCACCGCCCTCATCGAGGCGGCGGTGCTGCAGTGGCGCTGGCTCGAGGAGACCTCGCCCGGCGCCGACCAGCTCGACTCGATCCACGAGCGGCTGGTGGCCGGCTGGAAGGACCTCGCCCCCTACCTGCCCGGGCCCCTCCACTTCTCGGCGCTCGACCTCCCGGAGGACGTCCTCACCGCGAGCTACCTCCAGGATACCGCCGCCCAGGCTGGCCTCGAGACGCGCTTCATCGAGGTCCGCGACCTCGGCTGGGACGCCCGCCGCCGCACCTTCGTGGACCTCGAGGGCGCGCCGATCGCGTCGCTCTTCAAGCTCTACCCGTGGGAGTGGCTCTTCGCCGAGCCCTTCGGCGCCCACCTCCCGGAGGCGGCGACCACCTTCGTCGAGCCGCCCTGGAAGATGATCCTGAGCGGCAAGGGGATCCTGGCGGTGCTCTGGGAGCTCTTCCCCGATCACCCGAACCTGCTCCCGGCCTTCTTCGAGCCGCACGGCATGGACCGCTACGCGCGCAAGGCGCTCTACGGCCGCGAGGGGGCCGAGGTGACGCTCTTCGAGGGCGGGCGCGCGGTGGCCGGCGGCGAGCGGGCCGCCTTCTCGCGCGAGGGGTTCGTCTACCAGGCGCGAGCCCGGCTCGAGCCGCACGACGGCAAGTGGCCGGTCGTGGGGAGCTGGCTCGTGCAGGGCGAGGCGGCCGGGATCGGGATCCGCGAGGGCGACGGCCCCATCACCGACGACCGGAGCCGGTTCGTGCCGCACCGGATCCGGTAGCCGGCGACGGCGCTCAGTAGGTGAGCACCGCCGTGTCCTGGCTCAGGCCGGCCGCCGGGTCGGCCTGGACGACCACGTACTTCTTCGAGCAGCCCGCTCCGTAGAAGACGAAGCGGCCGTGCGTCGGGAACGAGTTGGCGCCCACGTTCCAGTACGGCAGCGTGATGCTCCGGGTGGGGCCGAGGTAGGTGGCGTTCAGGAGCTCGACTGTGCCGTCGAGGGCCCAAGATCCGTAGGAGGGGCTGGCCGGGATGGCCGCGAGCTCGGAGGCGCAGTCGTCGAGGTGGGTCACCGCGCTGAGCCCTGGCAGCGCGCCCCCGTAGGCAAGATCCAGGGACTGGGTCTCATCGGCGCGCAGCGTCGTGGAGGAGGAGGTGTAGATCCGGTTGCCATCCCCGCTCATCCAGATCCTGGCGGGGGCCCAGAAGTTCCCCCAGCTCGAGTCCCAGACGTGCGTCACCGTGCTGGTGGAGACGTTCCAGCGCTGGACCCCGCCGCTGATCCCGACGTACATCCGGTCCCCGTCGCGGTGGAGGCGCGCGCTGGCGGGCGGGTCGGTCAGGTACGCGCCGATCTTCGTCTCGGCGCCGGTGGCCAGCTCGATCGCGCGGATCCCGGCCGAGGTGTCGCTGCGCGGGAAGAGGTAGGCCCATCCGTTGCCGGCCAGCACGCAGGTGCCGACGTCGGTGGTGACCGGGATCGTGTTCAGGAGCGCGGGTCCCGAGAGATCCACATACGAGAGCCAGGCGTCGTGCCCGATGACGGCATGAAGGCCGTCCGGGCTCAGGCTCAGGCACTGCGGCGCGAGCGGCAGC from Anaeromyxobacter paludicola harbors:
- a CDS encoding glutathionylspermidine synthase family protein — translated: MAPRPGWQARLEGDGFPIHTPDGPYWDESACYELEPAEADALEAATNELHARCLEAVEHVIGERLYPKLGIPELAVPLIERSWNALDGQGAPSIYGRMDLAVGEGPPKLLEYNADTPTALIEAAVLQWRWLEETSPGADQLDSIHERLVAGWKDLAPYLPGPLHFSALDLPEDVLTASYLQDTAAQAGLETRFIEVRDLGWDARRRTFVDLEGAPIASLFKLYPWEWLFAEPFGAHLPEAATTFVEPPWKMILSGKGILAVLWELFPDHPNLLPAFFEPHGMDRYARKALYGREGAEVTLFEGGRAVAGGERAAFSREGFVYQARARLEPHDGKWPVVGSWLVQGEAAGIGIREGDGPITDDRSRFVPHRIR